A window of Mycolicibacterium fluoranthenivorans contains these coding sequences:
- a CDS encoding acyl-CoA dehydrogenase family protein, translating into MAVDRLLPTAEAHELIALTRDIADRVLDPIVDAHEKAETYPEGVFAQLGAAGLLSLPQPEEWGGGGQPYEVYLQVLEEIAARWAAIGVAVSVHSLSSHALLMFGSDDQKRRWLPDMLSGAQIGAYSLSEPQAGSDAAALRCAAVRDGDHYVLNGSKAWITHGGKADFYTLFARTGEGSRGISCFLVPGDTEGLSFGQPEEKMGLHAVPTTSAYYDNARIEADRLIGAEGQGLPIAFSALDSGRLGIAAVAVGIAQAALDEALRYANERTTFGRKIIDHQGLGFLLAAMAAEVVSARATYLDAARRRDQGLPYSTQASVAKLIATDAAMKVTTDAVQVFGGVGYTRDFRPERYMREAKITQIFEGTNQIQRLVIARGLTA; encoded by the coding sequence GTGGCTGTCGACCGCCTGCTGCCCACCGCAGAAGCACATGAGCTCATCGCGCTGACCCGCGATATCGCCGATCGGGTGCTCGACCCCATCGTCGACGCCCACGAGAAGGCCGAGACCTACCCCGAGGGTGTCTTCGCCCAGTTGGGCGCTGCCGGGCTGCTGAGCCTGCCGCAACCAGAGGAGTGGGGCGGTGGCGGCCAACCGTACGAGGTGTATCTGCAGGTGCTCGAGGAGATCGCGGCGCGCTGGGCGGCGATCGGGGTGGCGGTGAGCGTGCACAGCCTGTCCTCGCACGCACTGCTGATGTTCGGCAGCGACGACCAGAAGCGACGCTGGCTGCCCGACATGCTGTCCGGAGCGCAGATCGGCGCCTACAGCCTGTCCGAACCGCAGGCCGGCTCCGATGCCGCGGCCTTGCGGTGTGCGGCCGTCCGCGATGGCGATCACTACGTGCTCAACGGTTCGAAGGCGTGGATCACCCACGGCGGCAAGGCTGATTTCTACACCTTGTTCGCGCGGACCGGCGAGGGTTCCCGCGGGATCTCGTGTTTCCTGGTGCCCGGCGACACCGAAGGCCTGAGCTTCGGCCAACCCGAGGAGAAGATGGGTCTGCACGCGGTGCCGACCACCTCCGCGTACTACGACAACGCGCGCATCGAGGCCGACCGGTTGATCGGCGCCGAAGGACAGGGCCTGCCGATCGCGTTCTCGGCACTGGATTCCGGTCGCCTCGGCATCGCCGCAGTGGCCGTGGGTATCGCCCAGGCCGCACTCGACGAGGCGCTGCGCTACGCGAATGAACGAACTACCTTCGGGCGCAAGATCATCGACCATCAGGGACTGGGATTCCTGCTTGCGGCGATGGCCGCCGAGGTGGTCAGCGCGCGGGCCACCTATCTGGATGCGGCGCGGCGACGCGATCAGGGTCTGCCCTACTCGACACAGGCCAGCGTCGCCAAGCTGATCGCCACCGACGCCGCGATGAAGGTGACCACCGACGCCGTGCAGGTGTTCGGCGGGGTCGGCTACACCCGCGACTTCCGTCCCGAGCGGTACATGCGCGAGGCCAAGATCACCCAGATCTTCGAGGGCACCAACCAGATTCAGCGGCTGGTGATCGCCCGCGGGCTCACGGCCTGA
- a CDS encoding TetR/AcrR family transcriptional regulator gives MFDLADDGFATRRQTALFDDLLALFLAEGFSHLTLDDIAARLRCSKSTLYTLAGSKDELVRRVTIHFFKRATNAIEAILEQTRSERIAAYLIAVGEELAVASDVFMADLNAFAPAREVYEANTRAAAQRVRELIEEGVGNGAYRQVHASFAADLVATIMVRIQQREVRTATGLSDAEAYAELATLLTYGLRA, from the coding sequence ATGTTCGATCTGGCGGACGACGGTTTCGCGACACGTCGGCAGACCGCGTTGTTCGACGATCTGCTGGCCCTGTTCCTGGCAGAGGGGTTCAGTCACCTCACGCTGGATGACATCGCGGCGAGACTGCGCTGCTCGAAGTCCACCCTCTACACCCTGGCCGGCAGTAAGGACGAGCTGGTCAGGCGGGTGACGATCCACTTCTTCAAGCGTGCGACCAATGCCATCGAGGCGATCCTGGAGCAGACCCGCAGCGAACGCATCGCGGCGTACCTCATCGCCGTCGGCGAGGAGCTGGCCGTCGCCTCGGACGTGTTCATGGCCGATCTCAACGCGTTCGCCCCGGCCCGCGAGGTCTATGAAGCCAATACCCGCGCCGCCGCGCAGCGTGTGCGCGAACTGATCGAGGAAGGTGTCGGCAACGGTGCGTACCGCCAGGTGCACGCCTCGTTCGCGGCGGATCTCGTCGCGACGATCATGGTCCGTATCCAGCAGCGCGAGGTCCGCACGGCGACGGGCCTGAGCGACGCCGAGGCCTATGCCGAGTTGGCCACGCTGCTCACCTACGGTTTGCGAGCCTGA